The Sneathia sanguinegens genome segment CAATCAAAAGCGAAAAATGCTTGGAAAATAATTGAAATTTTAAAGGAAAATGGTTTGCTCTATTCAGGAACAAGTGAAGAATTAGTTGACTATCTTAATTTGGTAAGATTTAAAAATACAAAGGCGAAAAGATTAGTTGACTTAAGAAATTTACTAACTATTGATAAAAGATTAGCCTCAAAAGAAATAATATTTCATACAAAAAATGTAATTGAAATAAGAGAATGGTTAGTTAAAAATGTAAAAGGTTTTGGTTATAAAGAAGCAAGTCATGTACTTAGAAATTTAGGTTTTGGTGAAAATATTGCTATTCTAGATAGACATATATTGAGAACATTAAAAAAATTAGATATTATTGATGAAATACCTAAAACCTTGAGCCCAAGTAACTATAAAAAAATAGAGAATAAGATGAGAGAGTATTCAAAAT includes the following:
- a CDS encoding N-glycosylase/DNA lyase, which gives rise to MKINEEFSNEILEINEMIKDEISLKIKEYKDVFLYNEKDFFAEIAFCILTPQSKAKNAWKIIEILKENGLLYSGTSEELVDYLNLVRFKNTKAKRLVDLRNLLTIDKRLASKEIIFHTKNVIEIREWLVKNVKGFGYKEASHVLRNLGFGENIAILDRHILRTLKKLDIIDEIPKTLSPSNYKKIENKMREYSKYVGISMDRLDLIFWYKQLHYLFK